CGCCCCTCGCTCCTCGACGTAGAAAGCGGTGTCGCCCTCGGTTCTCACGGGAGCGGGTTGTGCCGGCTTCGTATTTGAACGTCCGGACGGTCGGTGCCGCCGTCCCCGGAGCGTGGCGGCGCGGAGCATATGCCCGCTCGGTCCGTAGCCCGTCCGTGAACTCGACGATCGCCGAGCACGACGGACGACTGCTCGCCCGCATCGAGGACGACCACATGGTGTTCGAGGTCAACTTCGACACGCTCGATCCGACGGACGTCACGCTCCACTTCCTGCGCGACGGCGAGAAGGTGGGGAGCATCTACAACGACTACGGCACGCAGAAGACGATGGCGCGCTTGACCGTCCCCGGCGGCGCCGACTTCATCGGGGTCGAGGTGCCGAAGTCGTTCGTCGCGGAACTGCTCGACGTCGCCGCCGAGACCGGACGCCTCGCGGCCCCGACCGCCGCGGAGGCGTATCGGCTCCGCGTCCTCTGACGGGAACGGGTTGGCCGAAACCCTCTCGAACGTGTGACACCGACGACACGCCATGTCGAGTCGTCCTCGCGTGCTCGTCGCCGGCGCCTCAGGAAAAACCGGCCGCGAGATCCTCCGGTTGCTCGCGCCCCGCCCCGTGACCGTGCGTGCGCTGACGCGCTCGGGGACCCGAACCGCGGAGCTCGAAGCCCGCGGCGCGGACGAGGTCCTGGTGGGGAACCTGTTCGACCCCGCGGACGCGACGGCCGCCGTCGCGGACGTCGACGTGGTGCTGTCGGCGGTCGGCTCCGACCTCCGGGCGCTTCGGGGGGCGCGGTTCGTCGACGGCGAGGGCGTGGGAGCCCTCGTGTCTGCGGCGGCCGACGCCGGCGTCCGAGCGTTCGTCATGGAGTCGGCGCTCGGGGTCGGCGACGAGCCGACCAGCCCGCTCGGGAGTGTCTTCAACGCCGTCATCGGGCCGATCCAGCGGGCGAAAGCCGAGTCGGAGGCGGCGCTCCGCGACGCGGCGATGGAACACACGATCCTCCGACCCGGGCTCCTGACCGGCGGCCGGCGGACGGACACGGTCCAGGTCGCGCCGCCGGGTGCGGAGCTCTGGGGCTGTGTCTCGCGGGCCGACGTCGCTCGGCTCATGACCGCCGCGCCGTGGACGCCGGCGGTGACCGACCGCACGTTCGAGGTCGTCGACAACCCCCTCCTGACTGGTCACCCGGACCGCGTCGCGATCGACTGGGTGGACGGGCCGCGTCGGCCCTGAGGCGGTTCACAGCAGGCTCACGCCGTGGACGACCACGGTGAGGTTGTTGGCGAAGACGATGAGCCCGCCGGCGACGAGCAATCCGAGCCAGGCTTCGACGGCCAGCGCGAACCCGGGTCGCTGTCGGAGCGGCGTCCGGCGGAGCAGTCCGAGCAGGGCGGCGAAGCCGCACGTGACGGCGACGACGGTCGCGAGGTTGGCCGCGACGAGCCGCCAGGTCGGCCCCGCGAGCAGGGCTGCGACGACCGGGTTCGCCTCGGCACCGACGCCGAACCGCGCGGCCGCCCCCAGCGTCGTCAGCAGGTCGACCGTGACGAGGAGGAACAGCGCAACCGCGAACCAGTCCCAGTACTCGTCGTGTCTGCCGGACGGGGACGACGCCGGCGGGAGGAGAGCGGGCATCGGTCGGAGATCCGGCGGCATTGCGTATCAACCCTCGTGTGGCTCGCCCCCCGGGCGAACCTCGTCCGTCGTTCCGGGCAGCCGTCCGACGGCCGAGAGCGCGACGAGCATCACGACGACGACCGCGAGCCCCGCGGCGAACGCGCGAAACACCGTGTCGAAAGCGTAGCCCGCCTCCGTGAGCACCCCTACGGCACCGCTGCCGTTGGCCTCGACGAGGAGCGAGAGCCCGCTGAAGACGGCGTAGGTGCTCCCGCGGGCGTCGGCGGGGAGCGCGCCGAGGACGTAGGTGTCGAGGGCGGGGAAGAGGCTGTGGATCACGTAGCCGACGAGGAGCGAGACGGCGACGAGGCCGGCGAGGTCCTGCACGACGGTGAGCGCGAGGACGCCCGTGGTGAACGCGACGAGTAGCCCGACGATGTACGGGACGTGCGGGAGGCGGTCGGCGAGGCGGCCGCCGAGCCAGAAGGCGGGGACGCCGGCAGCGAACGTGATCGTGAGGAGCGTACTCGCGGTCGCCGTGTCGAGGGCCTTCACGGTCGTGAGATACGAGACGTAGAAGTTGAACAGCCCCTGCCAGACGAACCCCGCGGTGGCGATCATGAGGATCCCGGTGCCGATCACGCGCCAGTGGCCGAGCGCGGCGCGGAAGTTCCGGTCGGCCCCCGCGTCCGCCGGGACACCCTCTCCCCGGGTCGCGACGACGAGGACGCCCGTCACCAGCAGGCTCCCGCCCGCGAGGAGCCAGAACACCGCCCGCCAGGAGGCAGTCGCGAGGACGACCACGACGACCGTCGGGGCGACGACTGCGGCCACCTGGGCGGACATGCCGTGGACGCCGACCGCGCGCCCGACGCCCTCGGGGAAGAGGTCGCCGATGAGCGGGACCGCGGTGGCGAAGTACGTGCCCGAGGCGAGGCCGATCAGGAGCGACCCGGCCTGGAGCGCACGGACGGAGTCGGCCCCGGCGGTGAAGGCGGCCGCGGCCGCTAGGACGACCCCCGAGACGACGACGACCCGGTGGCGGGCGACGCGCGTCAGGAGGTAGCCGACGGGGAAGCGGACGGCTCCGGTCCCGAGCCAGACGAGCGAGGCGACGACGCCGACCGTGGCGGGGCCGACGCCGAACGCCGTCTGCAACTCGGGCAACAGCGGCGCGAACGCGGTCCGCCCGAAGTTGACGAGGAAGACGAGACCGAGGAGGGAGCCGAAGAGGCGGCGGGTCACACAGAGGGTGACTCCGGTCGGCGGAAAACGGTTGCTCTTCGCACCGGCGTCCCGCGGTCGGTAGCGAGCAGCCGTCACCGGTCTGCCCCGCGCCCCCCGAGCGCGGACACGGTCATTTAGGTACCGGCCGGCCGAAACTGGCGCTATGATCTCCGCGAGACGGATGGCGGCCGTCGACGCCAACGCAGCCGCGCTCGGCGTGCCACGCAAGCAACTGATGGAGTCGAGCGGGAACGCGGTCGCCCGCGTCGTCCGCGAGGTGGCCGACGCCGAACGCGACGGCGACTCCCGGGTAGCGATCGTCGCCGGCCGGGGGAACAACGGGGGCGACGCCTTGGTCGCCGCGCGCTTTCTCGACGCGTTCGACACGCGGGTCGTCCTCCTCGGCCGGCCCGAGACGATCACGACCGACATCGCCCGGGAGAACTGGGCGGCGCTTGTCGACGCCGAGTACGACACCCACGTCGTCGGCGACTCCCGCGAGCTCGACCTCCGCGAGCCGGACGTGATCGTCGACGCGATGCTCGGGACGGGCGTCACGGGCGCGCTCCGCGAACCGGAGGCGACCGCGGCGGCGGCGATCAACGCGGCCGAGGCGACCGTCGTGGCGGTCGACATCCCCTCCGGCGTCGACGCCGACACCGGCGAGTTCGAGGGAGAAGCCGTCGACGCCGACCACGTCGTCACGTTCCACGACGAGAAGCCGGGGCTCTCCGCCTTGGACGCGACCGTCCACGTCGCGGACATCGGGATCCCCGAGGCGGCCGAGTCGTTCGTCGGCCCCGGTGACCTCCTCTCGCTGGGTCGCGACCCACAGTCACACAAGGGCGACCACGGCGAGGTGCTCGTCGTCGGCGGCGGGCCGTACGCGGGTGCCCCCGCGCTGGCCGCGGGCGCGGCCCTCCGGGCGGGCGCGGACCTCGTCCGCGTCGCCTGTCCCCGCGCCGTCGCCCACGAGATCCAGGGGTACAGCGAGAACCTCATCCTCGTGCCGTTCGAGGGCGAGACGCTCGCGCCGGGACACGTCGACGCGCTGCTCGAACGGGCGGCCGACCACGACGCAGTCGTCTTCGGCCCCGGGCTCGGGTCGGCGGACGAAACCCTCGCGGCCGTTCGTGCGTTCCTCACGGGGTACGAGGGCCGGGCGGTCGTCGACGCCGACGCGTTGCAGGTCGTCCCCGAGGTGGAGACCGAGGCGACGCTCGTCTGTACGCCACACCAGGGGGAGTTACGGAAGATGGGCGGCACCACCGCCGAGGCGTGGCGCGAGCGCCGGACGCTCGTCGCGGAGTTCGCGGGCGACCTCGGCCACACGCTCTTGGTGAAAGGCGCGTACGACGTCGTCGCCGACCCACACGAGACGAGAGTGAACCGGACCGGGAACCCGGGGATGACGGTCGGCGGCACCGGCGACGTCCTCGCGGGCGTCACGGGCGCGCTCTGCTGTACGCAGGACCCGCTCGACGCGGCGGCCGTCGCGGCGTACGTGAACGGTCGCGCGGGCGACATCGCCGTCGACGAACGCGGCTTCGGCCTCGTCGCCACCGACCTCCTCGATCGGCTCCCCGCGGCGCTGTGGGGTGAGCGCGATGAGTGACACCGGCGAGACGCCCCCGAGCGAAGACCCCAGGGAGACCGAAGCGAGCGACGAACTCACCCACACCGACGAGGAGGGGAACGTCCAGATGGTCGACGTCGGCGCGAAGCCCGACTCCGATCGTCGCGCGGTCGCCCGCGGCACCATCCACCTCCAGGCGTCGACGGTCGACGCGATCCGCGCCGACGACATCGGCAAGGGCGACGTGCTCGCCACCGCCCGCGTCGGCGCGGTGCAGGCGGTGAAACACACGTGGGAGACGATCCCGATGTGCCATGGGATCCCGATCACGAACGTCGAAACCGACTTCGACCTCGGCGACGACCGGGTCGTGCTCACGGTGGCGGTCGAGACGACGGGCAAGACGGGCTGTGAGATGGAGGCGCTCGAAGGCGTGACGACGGGGCTGAACGTCGTCTGGGACATGGTGAAGGCGGCCGAGAAGAACGAGTCGGGACAGTACCCCGACACGCGGATCACGGACGTCCACGTCCTCGAAAAGGAGAAAGAACGGGTCTGACGGCTCGGCCGAGCCGACCGGTGTGATACGGTCTGTTGTCACCGGTTACCGGTCGTCGACGCCCCGGGGGCGGCGACAGACGGCGCTGACTGACGACAGACCGTATGAGAGACCGACACAACCGTCATTAGTGTCCGACCGAAGCCACAGACGATGCGAGTGCTCGTCGCGGGTGCGACCGGGTTCGTGGGGTCCCGTTTAGTCCACGCGTTGGCCGACCGAGGACACGACGTCGTGGCCTTCTCCCGGAGCGCGAGCGAGACCACGTTCCCCGACGGCGTCGAACCGTTCGAGGGTGATCTCGGCGACCCCGGCTCGCTCGGTGGGCTCTGTGCGGGCGTCGATGTCGCGTACTACCTGATCCACTCGCTCACCGCCGAGAACTTCGCCGGGCAGGACCGGCGGTACGCACGCCGGTTCCGCGAGGCGGCGTCGGGGGCCGGCGTCGACCGGGTGGTCTACCTGAGCGGAATCAGCGGCGACGAGACGGATCTGTCGCCACATCTGGCATCGCGGCGGGAGGTCGAGTCCGTCCTCTCGGCCGGTGCGTTCGACCTGACCGTCCTTCGGGCGGCGATCATCATCGGTCCCGAGAGCGCGAGCTTCCGCATCGTCGACGATCTGACCGACCGCCTGCCGGTGATGGTCGTCCCCGAGTGGGTCCGGACGCCGTGTCAACCCATCGGCGTCGACGACACCGTCGCGTATCTCGTCGGCCTCCTCGGCGTCGACGAGACCCGTGGGGAGACGTACGACATCGGGGGGCCGTCGGTGTGGTCGTACGAGTCGCTGCTCGAACTGACCGCCGCCGAGAAGGGCAGACGGGTAGTTATCCTCCCCGTCCCGGTGATGACGCCGGAACTGTCCTCGCACTAGCTCCGGTTCACGACCGACGTCCAGTACGCCATCGCCCGGCCGCTGGTCGAGAGCATGCGTCATCCGGTGACGGTGAGCGACGAGATGGACCTCCAGCGCGTCGTCCCCATCGAGCGGACGCCGATCGACGATGCGGTGCGACGGGCGCTCTCCGCGTGAGTCGCTCAGGCCGTCTCGACAGGAATCGTGTACCCCCGACGCAGCGGGTCGAGGTGGGCACGTGCGTCGTCGTCGAGCGGGAACGTCCCGTGGATGTCGGCGGGTTCGCGGCCGTGGACCGCGCGTCCGAACGGGGCCGCGACCGTCGGGTACGCCCGGGTGAGAAACCGCACCACGGGGCCCGAGATCCCCCGGCGCCGGAGCAACCGTTCGACCGTGTCGCCACCGACGTGGACGCTGTCGCCCTCGACGAGGACGAACGCGAACGGCCGCGATCCGAACTGGGCGTCGAGGAAGGCCTGGATCTCGGCGGTCTGCCACGGCACGGTGAGGACGTCCGACGAATACCGCGTGGCCGCCTCGGCGGCGGTTCGGAACAGGGCGTTGCTGCCGTCATAGACGAGGAGCGAACGGGTCACGAACGCCTATTGGCGCTCGTGCGTTTGAACCTTGCTGCCCGGACTCAGGCCGACTCGACCGTGGCCAGGTCGCCCGCCTTCGCCCGTGCCTTCGAGACGACGGCGGGGCGCGCCTCGAACTCCAGGGTGACGGAGTCGCCGTCGTACTCCTCGCGTTCGACGTGGCCGTGGTCGTGGACCCACGAGACGAGGCTCATCGTGTCGTCCGTCATCGGGAGGAGCAGGCGCTCGCGCTGCCAGTCGGGGAGTTCGGCCTCGATCCGGTCGGTGAGTTCGCCGATGTTCTCGCCCGTCAGTCCCGAGACGACGATGGGGTTCGGCGCGAGCGCCGAGAGGGCACGTTTCTTCTCCTCAAGTTCGCTCTCGTCGACCTTGTCGATCTTGTTCAACACGGTGACGATGGGGGCCTCATTGCGCTCGTACAGCGTGTCGTGACAGGTGACGAGCTTCTCGCGCATCTCTTCTGTGGACTCGGAGGCGTCGACGACGAGGAGGACGAGGTCGGCTCGATAGACGGAATCGAGGGTGGACTTGAACGACTCGACGAGCCAGTGCGGCAGGTCGGAGATGAAGCCGACCGTATCGGTGAGCAGGACGTCCCTGGTTCCCGTCTCGGCGCGACGAGTCGTCGTGCCGAGGGTGGTGAACAGGCGGTCCTCGGACTCCGCCGTCGGGTCCAGGTCGGGGTGGAGGTCGTCGTTCTCGTCGACCGCGAGGTCCGCGGCGAGTTGACGCATCAGCGTCGACTTCCCCGCGTTCGTGTAGCCCGCGAGCGCCACGAGGTCGAAGCCGGACTCGCGGCGTTCCTCCCGGCGGGTCTCTTCTTTCTCCGCGATGGCGTCGAGTTCCCGCTTGATGCGGGCGATCTGCGCCTTGATGTCCTGTTCGCGGCTCTCGTCGTACTCGCCGAGTCCCATGAAGCCGGGGCGCTCGTCGCGTTTCGCGAGCGACGCTTTCGCCTCCGCGCGCGGGAGTTCGTACCGCAACTCGGCCAGTTCGACCTGCAATTGTGCCTTCTTCGTCTGGGCGCGCTGGCCGAAGATGTCGAGAATCAGCGTAAAACGGTCGACGACCTCGGCGTCACCCGGGAGTTTCGCCCCGACGTTGTACGTCTGGTACGGGCCGATCCGGTTGTCGACGACCACCGCGTCGGCGTCGGTCTCGGCGACGAGCGCCGCGAGTTCCTCGACTTTGCCCTCGCCGAACATGAACGCCGCGTCCTCCTCGCGCGTCTGCGTGAGTTCGCCCACGACCTCGTAGCCGGCCGCACGGGCGAGATCCCTGATCTCCGAGAGGTCGGCCGTTCCGGCATCGACGCGCTTGGCGACGATCGTGCTACGGCTCATCCGTCCACCACCGGGGTGTGTTCCAGCACTGTTGTCCCACGTTGGCCGTCGAGCGGCTTAAGCGGGCGGGCAGTCGTGATGACGGTCTCACACCTCCATGGCCGCCCGTAGACACCACGTGCTCTTGTATGTTACCTCGTGGCACGCCGACGGCACTCGTCACCTCCACTGACTGTCAGGATACCCACAAACGACTTATGTAGACCCGTGAGATTGTGGCTATGGTCGATATCAATCTCCAACAACTCGGTCTCGAACTCGGGAGCGGGGCAGTCGTCGGCGGCATTATCGGGTTCGCGGCGAAGAAGGTCGCGAAGATCGTCGCGATCATCGTCGGGCTCGAACTCGCGCTGTTCAAGTTCCTCGAGTCCCGACAGATCCTCTCGGTCGACTGGGAGGCGCTCACCGGAGGGATGGCCGGTGCCGGCGAGGCCGCCACCTCGGGCACCCCACCGGACTGGGCGATGACGATCCTGTCGACGCTGTCGGTGTCGGCGGGCTTTACCGGAGGGTTCCTGCTCGGGTTCAAGAAGGGATAGCTCGGGTCTCCCGCTCGACGGTCAGCGGACGTTCAGGTCGTCCTTGTCCTTGATGATGCGCGTCTCCGCCTCGCCGCTCGTCACGTCGTTCACCAGGTCGTAGAAGTCGTTCTGCATCCCCGCGGGGAACGTGAGCACGCCGACCCACGAGCCGTCGTTCTGCCACTCCTCGCGTTCGAGGTCGCCGAACGTTCGGATGCGAGCCTGTGCGCTTCCGGCCTTGTCGGCCGACACCTGCACGGCGATCGTGACCTCCGAAAACCGGATCGGGATCACCGGCCGGAGCGCCTCCAGGGCGTCGTCGACCTGTGTCTCGACCGGTTCCATCGGATCGACGCGGAAGCCGGCCTCTTCGAGCGCGCGCTCAATTCGATCCGGCGGATGCGGTGCGTCGTCCATCTGCGGGTTGACCGCGTTGCGCGCGATGCGGTCGATCAGCTGTCGCCG
This Salinigranum marinum DNA region includes the following protein-coding sequences:
- a CDS encoding NAD(P)H-binding protein, whose amino-acid sequence is MSSRPRVLVAGASGKTGREILRLLAPRPVTVRALTRSGTRTAELEARGADEVLVGNLFDPADATAAVADVDVVLSAVGSDLRALRGARFVDGEGVGALVSAAADAGVRAFVMESALGVGDEPTSPLGSVFNAVIGPIQRAKAESEAALRDAAMEHTILRPGLLTGGRRTDTVQVAPPGAELWGCVSRADVARLMTAAPWTPAVTDRTFEVVDNPLLTGHPDRVAIDWVDGPRRP
- a CDS encoding MFS transporter, yielding MTRRLFGSLLGLVFLVNFGRTAFAPLLPELQTAFGVGPATVGVVASLVWLGTGAVRFPVGYLLTRVARHRVVVVSGVVLAAAAAFTAGADSVRALQAGSLLIGLASGTYFATAVPLIGDLFPEGVGRAVGVHGMSAQVAAVVAPTVVVVVLATASWRAVFWLLAGGSLLVTGVLVVATRGEGVPADAGADRNFRAALGHWRVIGTGILMIATAGFVWQGLFNFYVSYLTTVKALDTATASTLLTITFAAGVPAFWLGGRLADRLPHVPYIVGLLVAFTTGVLALTVVQDLAGLVAVSLLVGYVIHSLFPALDTYVLGALPADARGSTYAVFSGLSLLVEANGSGAVGVLTEAGYAFDTVFRAFAAGLAVVVVMLVALSAVGRLPGTTDEVRPGGEPHEG
- a CDS encoding NAD(P)H-hydrate dehydratase, which translates into the protein MAAVDANAAALGVPRKQLMESSGNAVARVVREVADAERDGDSRVAIVAGRGNNGGDALVAARFLDAFDTRVVLLGRPETITTDIARENWAALVDAEYDTHVVGDSRELDLREPDVIVDAMLGTGVTGALREPEATAAAAINAAEATVVAVDIPSGVDADTGEFEGEAVDADHVVTFHDEKPGLSALDATVHVADIGIPEAAESFVGPGDLLSLGRDPQSHKGDHGEVLVVGGGPYAGAPALAAGAALRAGADLVRVACPRAVAHEIQGYSENLILVPFEGETLAPGHVDALLERAADHDAVVFGPGLGSADETLAAVRAFLTGYEGRAVVDADALQVVPEVETEATLVCTPHQGELRKMGGTTAEAWRERRTLVAEFAGDLGHTLLVKGAYDVVADPHETRVNRTGNPGMTVGGTGDVLAGVTGALCCTQDPLDAAAVAAYVNGRAGDIAVDERGFGLVATDLLDRLPAALWGERDE
- the moaC gene encoding cyclic pyranopterin monophosphate synthase MoaC; translation: MSDTGETPPSEDPRETEASDELTHTDEEGNVQMVDVGAKPDSDRRAVARGTIHLQASTVDAIRADDIGKGDVLATARVGAVQAVKHTWETIPMCHGIPITNVETDFDLGDDRVVLTVAVETTGKTGCEMEALEGVTTGLNVVWDMVKAAEKNESGQYPDTRITDVHVLEKEKERV
- the hflX gene encoding GTPase HflX translates to MSRSTIVAKRVDAGTADLSEIRDLARAAGYEVVGELTQTREEDAAFMFGEGKVEELAALVAETDADAVVVDNRIGPYQTYNVGAKLPGDAEVVDRFTLILDIFGQRAQTKKAQLQVELAELRYELPRAEAKASLAKRDERPGFMGLGEYDESREQDIKAQIARIKRELDAIAEKEETRREERRESGFDLVALAGYTNAGKSTLMRQLAADLAVDENDDLHPDLDPTAESEDRLFTTLGTTTRRAETGTRDVLLTDTVGFISDLPHWLVESFKSTLDSVYRADLVLLVVDASESTEEMREKLVTCHDTLYERNEAPIVTVLNKIDKVDESELEEKKRALSALAPNPIVVSGLTGENIGELTDRIEAELPDWQRERLLLPMTDDTMSLVSWVHDHGHVEREEYDGDSVTLEFEARPAVVSKARAKAGDLATVESA
- a CDS encoding FUN14 domain-containing protein → MVDINLQQLGLELGSGAVVGGIIGFAAKKVAKIVAIIVGLELALFKFLESRQILSVDWEALTGGMAGAGEAATSGTPPDWAMTILSTLSVSAGFTGGFLLGFKKG
- a CDS encoding ribosome assembly factor SBDS, with translation MISLDEAVTARLESHGARFEVLIHPDAALAMKRGEFDGDLEEVIAAEDVFEDASRGDRPAESDLETVFETTDPMEIIPEVVRRGEIQITADQRREMQEQKRRQLIDRIARNAVNPQMDDAPHPPDRIERALEEAGFRVDPMEPVETQVDDALEALRPVIPIRFSEVTIAVQVSADKAGSAQARIRTFGDLEREEWQNDGSWVGVLTFPAGMQNDFYDLVNDVTSGEAETRIIKDKDDLNVR